The nucleotide window AAGAAGAATTGCATGGGTAACTAAATGTGTCATACAAGAAAACTGTGGTTTGGAAACCTTGGGAATTTCCAAAATACTTCCTCTATCCTAAATTTTAGTGCATAttacaattttttttaaattcaGACTTTGTTTAGAGAAGAGGTTATCAACATCTAGAATACCAAATCAAATACCACTAGTTTCATGATGAAATATATTTTCCTATGATATATATTTGGTATTGTACATATAGTTAGTTTTCTCTATAAAGTGGAACATTTTTTGTAAAACTTGACTTTTGCGGAAATCAATTGATTGTGAATATGGATCATCTTGACTAACATAGATGACCTAATCAGAGGAAGCTAGCACCCGCTCTATACACATGTCGGTGCACTCTTTAGAATATGGAATTGCATTCAAATCAATGGCTACCATCCAAGCTCATTGGAAGGGGCTCAATCTTTCACTCAATGGTGGCCAGGCGCCATTAACAATAGGCCTATGCATAGACAGCAATCCTCCCTTGTCATGTTTGCCTTTCTGAAAATGTTTGTCCTCTGGAGAATTTGGAGTGAGGGGCTTGATGTAGCCTAGGACCCATTTCACTTTATTGGTGCCCTAACCCTTGTTATATGAAAAACAAAGCACCCCGCAAAAAAGGCCTATCAACTAATTGTCCATTGCACCGAATGGTATAAAGCTAGACGACACCCCGTGTGTAGCCGCAAACTGGAAATCTGTTTTCTGAATTGTCTAGAATACAAATTCCATTCTTATGATTTAGACTATGCTGGGAATTGTTGCATAAGCAAAAAAAACCTTGACATGAAAAGTTTGCATGTTAAAACTAAATGCAATATGATTACAACCCACTTAAAATGCACTGATGCATGTTGCATGATAGAGAGATTCTCAAGCCTAATTCGGAGGGATGCTAATTTTGACAATGTGGAAGCACGCATGCGCGAAAAAATAGCTATTTAATGACTTGCAGGTGGGGTTTGTCTATAAAAGATATATAGATATGAAAATTTTGAATGGTGGACAGGCTCCATGAAGGCCGatttttgaaaaattcaaaattcTAACTTTTATGTTTCAACAAAATCTGAAAAAAAATACACATATACCTAGAGGTATAATGTACATGTGTGTAAAATTTCATGACGAAATACGTTGAAATGGGAGCTGTGCAAAAAAACTATGGCTGTTGAACACATGTACTGTTCATTGCTCAAAGTCCATGATTTTGTCTTTTTGTACAGGTCGAGATTCAAAGTatttcatcatgaaattttaCACACATATACATTACATCCTTACATACATGTAAAGCTTTTACTAGAATTTTTTGAAACTGAaaagtttaaatttgaatttttcaaaatttcGGCCTCCATGAAGCTCGGTCACCAAAATGCCCTACTCATATAGATACACTTACCATTGCACTGGAAAAATACTGGCCATTAcactgaagaaaaaaaaactGGCCACTACACTGGGAATATGCACAGCAAGGCGAAAAGGTTGATTTTTTTGGCTAAAAGGTAAATAAATATGTGGTACCAGGTAATGATGGTTGGTAAAAATCATATAGCACATGGAAGATAAGACTGTTTGGACCAACGAGATGATGGATCTTTTCTGTTTGGACCATTTGGATTTTGGAGGAAAGGAAAGCAGGAGTGAGTGAAGTAACATGCTCATGCTCAATTTATCATGGAGTGGGGATAAAACTGAAAAGCAACAAAGCATGTTTGTCCCACGCTGTTTCCTTCTTTACTGGGTGCACCAAAATCAGGGGGTTTGAATTCATCGACTTGCTATTTCTGTATCTTTTTCTTTTCTCCTAATTACTGGTAATGGCCCTCATTTGTCTCTTCCAAGTTACTACCTCCTTTCCAAAATGCTTGAAGTTCTAGGTTTGTTATAAGTCTACTTTTTAAAGTTTAACCGAGTTTGTAGAAAAACATGccaatatctacaataccaaactAGCTTCATGAGATTCGTCATAACATGTTTTTCCATGATATATGTATTTGatgttgtactccctccgtttcataATTCTTGCCGTTGTTTTTTATAGAACATAGAGAGTAGCTATTAAAAATTGATCAAATTTAAAGAGGTTTGCCTTAGGACAAAACTAGAACTTCAagtattttggaatggagggagtgcTATAGTTTTTGCATTTCCCTCTCAACTCAAATTTCCTGTTATCCACTACTACAAAAGTTTACTCTTTCCAATAGAGTGAGGAAAGGCCACAATACTGGCATGCTTGGATCTGATGGAGAACATAATCATGTTCATGAGACTCTTCTTATGTAACAAGATCTGACCTCCTTTTGCACCATATTCATCTTTACTTGTTAACCGCTACTAGAAATGTTTACCGTTTTCAGGAGAGGGTAAATGCTATAATAGTGGCATGCCTGCATCTGATGGGAGAACATAAGTTCCAACATAAGCATGTTCATGAGACTCTTCTCATGTAATAAGATCTGACCTCCTTTTGCATGAAAGGAGGTAGCCTATGTCGTTGCGAAAGCCAAAAGAAGGCTTGCTGGCCACCAAACAGTGCTCCGTAGATGCCACTAATCCACACTAAAGATGGAGCCTTTAATCACAGGCTAAAGATGAAGTTCCATAGGCCCAATGGAGCCTTTAATCACTATTCTGCTTTGCAAAGTAAAGGATCCAAAAGGTGCCTTTAATCACCTTGGGTATCTTTTACTAGTCAGTTTTGCCAGCACAGGTGCACAACTCATGAAAGAATCTGTAGATGCCGAAAGCTTTATCTCCAATGCTACTTGGGGATCTCTTTTGTTTGTCAGTTTTGCTAGCACAAGTGCAGAACTCATGATTCATGAAAGGATCGTTACAAATCAAAAGATTTATCCTGATGGAAGCCGTGCATGACCTGATGGGTCAGCAAACTAGTGATGGACAGTCAAGAAGGCAGCAGGAGGCCTTTGTTGATCATAAACAATAAAAGGTGGTAAAAGGTGCTGCTGCACtgataaaaaaagaagaaggtACGAGACTGCAAAACAAACATGCATATAAATATCAATGGGCACTCGAAGTTTGCACAATCCAACAACCTCAGGTGATGCCAAAAGGGATCACCCACAGTGTTCAACGCATACCAAACCGCACCAGgagcaactcattgcatattacATAAGTACAGAATTCTCTAACACTCGCAGTACCACAACACAACCGGGAGAACCAAACAGAGCTCAAAGTTGAATAGGCTTGACCTTAAAGTGGAGGTTGATAAGTGAAAACACGAAACATTTAAGATCCTGCAAACAAAAACATCCACAAACGTTAGGAGTAGTTTTCAGTTACAGGCATACAGTATTGTGAAAAAACAAAATACTAGTTATCATCAGAACAGTTTAAACTAATTAGTCCATTTGCCTCGGTGGGGTTAAGAGCAGCAGCTAATTATGTGGTTTTGTGCCCCTCTTTAAACTTTTTAACTATAATGCACGTGCCACTAACAGTTCCTTAATGTGCCTAGGAAATTATTAACACATGGTCGCTCATGACAGTTGTCCACTAAGCAAACCTAACAGAAGACTAAGGATGTAATGATAAATCTAGGCACAGAAGAGTCTGGATATTTTCATTACGTAGAAGAACCAATTTAAGAACAAACATGTTATCTTTTTCCACTAACACACCCCATCACATAGAAGGTTTTCAGTTTTTCAATATGGTATCATACTGTCAACTTGAGATGCAATTAATCACCTAATTCACTAAAAGATAGGTCCCCAAAAATAGTAACATAGAACATGCAACAAACAATAATTTTTCTCCTGTTATTTTTTTTTAGACAGAAGGCTTCTCGGCCCAACTTTATAGAGAAAGCAAATATACTGAAGTTACCAGTTTAGAAATGAAGCACAGAAAACAAAAGAAATTAGCATCATAGCTAGTAATTACAACCCATACTGGGTAACAGATAGGAAAGCGAGCTTTAGAGCAGGTAGCTAACGGCCAGAGGTGACCACCTAACCGACATCAGCCTCGAACAGTTCTTTTAACCATATTATGAACTCAGTCAAGTCTATTATAAGGCGTAAACCGTAAAGAACTTGCAAAATCTCTAAGGGACCCTGATGCATCCATCGATTATACTGATGTATAGCAATATCATGTTTTCTGTGTTTACATCTAGAATAGCCGATCTGCTTTGGAACTCTAAACTGATTGTGTTCAAACTTCAAAACGGCTACTGATATTAGTAACAACCCAAAACCTCCATCATTGTTTCACACTGTCCACACATAGTTTTCAAGATCTCAGGTAGTGAAAGCAGGAGATATATTACAAATGTGTTGATGTTGATTAACAGAGCAACCAAAAAGGCTAACAAAGATGCAGATTATTGACAGTTAATAAGAAACCATACCACGAAATATGCTCGGTAAAACAGCTAGCCCTTTAAGTTCTATAAGCAAACCACATCGTTTCAGATCTTTTAATTGCAAAATTTAAATCTAAATTAAACAACAAAGCAATTTCTATTATCTATCTGTGCTTCATATGTTTAACTGTTCCCAAAAAACCAATATGGTGACAGCCTCACGGAGGCACAACTGAAAGAGGATGGGAAGAATTGATATATCTTGGGTGCTAACGTAGACAAAAAAAGTATATGACCATCCACAGGAAGAGCTGACATTTCCTCAGTGCTAGTGTACACAGAGAAGTATATGGTCATCCAAAACCGAAATCGTTAACTGGCACTGTCACGGACTAGTGGGTTGTATGGCTATCCAGAAACAATATGATATTATGGAGGAACAGTCCACTCTTGTTTCCTTTCTTGTTCGTTTTCTTTTTTGTGTTTGCATATAATTCAGTTTTTTCTTCCTTACACCATATCCCTACAGGTACAGGTTGTGCGAGTGAAAGGTTCAGAATAAGAACAGATGTTGACCTCTTGAAGTCATGTTATATTTGCTGACCTTCTTTTGTTTTGAGTTTTTAGCTTGGTCGCTTGTAAACACTACATACCAAAAGGTGGATGTGATATGGTATATATTGTTTTGCTTCCTTTAGATGTCAGGTATGCTAGGTTCCTATGGGGTATAAAACATTAATCGATCATATTAGCATGTTTTGTAAGAAATTGGTTCTTTCTTGGTTAATAGAGGATGACGAAAAAGGCAACCTGACATCTTGTTAACCATTGACTCGTCATTTATCTCAAAAATCATGAAGACGTGACAATACCGCAATAACCATCTCACAGTCAGTAGATTACTTTGAGCTAATTAAGTTCCATTCTACTATTAAATCAGGTATATTACAAATGAGTTTAGCACAAGGAATACTCAGACTCAGTCACCCATGGGCAAAGCCATAAAAGGTCTAACCAGTTTGTACCAAGCATCAATACCCCTAGACAAACATTGAGTTTCTGCTACCACTAAGGACTCTAGATATGCGACCAAGTGAATAAGACTAATGTTCAGTTAAGCTATATTCCAATAGCAAAGCTCACACCTGACCTAAGCATAGAATCCACATTGCTGACATGGCGCAAATCATGTTAACGTTGATTGGGAAAGAATGTGAATGGATTACCTGGACGAGGTAGTAGAAGATGCGGAGGCCCTCCGGGTCCTTGCTGGTCTGGACGTCAACGAGGGAGCCGATCTTGGAGGTGGTGAAGGAGATGTGCTCGTTGCCCATGACAATCTCGAGCTCCTGCCTGCCGACGCGGTCGGGCTCCGGCCAGTTGCTGTCGTCCTCCTTCATTATCTGCCAATCCCAGCAGAGATTCAACCATCACCGTCGGCacaaaaccctaaccctaggtcTCTGTTCGTGACTAGAAAAAGGAGGAACGCGGGGCACAAACCTCCGAGTCCTGGATGATCCTCCTCGCCTCGCGGAGCACGGAGGGGGAGACGAAGACCTCCTTGCGGATCATGGTGTCGTTCTTGTAGTTGGAGTTGTTGGCGTAGCGGAGCTTGCCGTTGGGGCGGAACTCGAACTCGAGGAACTCGTGCCCGAACTTGCCCTTGTGCCCCACGTAGTACCGCAGGTAGAACGCCGCCCCGCCTGCTTCCTCGCCGGCTCCGTTGCCcgcgccgccgaccgccgccatGGTTTTCTCTCTCTTCGTGGGGGCGGAGAGGTTGCAGCGCCGCTATGTTCGTGCTCGGCACTTCGTCTGAACCTTGGGACGTTTACTGGACCTCCCCTTTCTGTTTATTCTTTCTTCTTTGGGCCGCCGCCTTCAAATTTGGGCCCGTAGACGGCCTGCAAAAGGCGCGAGTTTGTCTAAAAAAAATTGCACCTCCTTTTTCATTACCCTTCAAACTTTTCGTCAAAAAAACAAATTACCCCTCGAACAAAAAACCAAAGAAAAAATAAACTCATCGCTTTCATTGCTCCTTTCCTTTGTTTTGTGACTCCGTTTGAGCCTATCACAGGCTGCACCTCACTTGCCCACACAGAAGTGCTCCAGATCTTGTCCAGGAGGCTGATGAGAAGGTATTTttttctctcctattttttttctgtcatattTTTTCTCTCCTAGTTCTATGATTGCAAGTTAGAAAAAAGAAGTTCCAACTCTTTCACAAGAGATTTCACTGGCCAAGGTACCAATGGTGGGATCAAGCTGCGTCAATTTACCCcctcaaaagaaaaaaaaagttgCATCAATTTATGCTCGAAGCACGGAGATTACAATCGAAATTGGTAGAGTTGAATTCTTACATTAAAATTTTTTGCATCATTTTATGCTTGAAGCACGGAGATTGCAATCAAAATTGGTAGAGTTGAACTTTTAcattgtactccctctgtttcaaattactcgtcgtagaaatgaatgtatctagagtACTAGTCATAAACGGCTGGCGCACCCCGTAAGCATTTTGGCAATCTTACTTTCGAACATTAGTCTGCAAAACATGATGGAGCAACATGGCCTCCAAATTGCAATCAAAGACGAGAGCTTGTTAATAGTGGACATGGCATTCATATCTTGGCATGACAGAAGGCAAAACCAATATATTGGGCATGAAAGTAAACAGAAAAAATCTTTTGATTCCCTCCCATAAACCAAGGATAAGGCTGTGCCCCTTTTTAATAAACCATAGCAAGATTATACTTACGCTTAACTTAATATTGATTAAGAGTAGCTAAGGATGGCTCAATATGGTAACATCATAACTGATTTGTAAACAAAAAATGGTAAGATTTTGACAATAGGACCGCTACTGAAAGGTACGGGCGTATGATGCATTGATAAGCTGCATTAAACTGAGACTACATTGTTCAGTTAGCTCAAAAACAAATCACAGTGAGAGCATATGCGCCTAGAACTGTGCTCAACAACCAATGGAGGGAGACCGAGGGGCTTCAACCCTAGCCGCCGGGTCACCACTCCTTCCTCTCCCTCCCCttcgtcccccccccccccccccccccccccccccccctgcggGCGACCGAGGGGCTCCAACCCTAGCCACCGGGTCATCGCTCCTTCCTCTCCCTTCCCTCCGTCGCCGCCGGTGGTCGGCGCCGGGCATAGCCTGTGCggtgcgacggcggcggcggaggcacTCCTCCCTCTCACGGGTCATAGGGTGACACGGGGCATCCTGGCTCGAGGATGTGACCCCGTTTCTAGACTGCGGCGGCGCCGATCTGGTTCATGACGGCCCAGATCTGGACTACGGCGGTGTGGCGGCCAGCCGGCGTCCTAACGGCGGCTGTGGTGGCAGTGTTGGCGACGGCGATGGTTGTGGCGCGGCGGCGTCGGAGGCGGCGCGGGCTACGGGCCCGGCGGCCTGCCTTGTtagggcggcggcagcggcgcgcCATCTGCCTTtggatcggcggcggcggtgtggaAGGCTTGGTGGTCACGTCAGCGGCACCTCCGGTTAGATCTGTTCTGACCGGTGCAGCCGGCGGTGGTGGTCATCTCTTCCGTTAGAGGTGGCCAGCCTGCGGCTGGGTGGTCGGATCTTGAGATTCGCCATCTAGTCCCGGCTACGAGTCGAGGAGACATAGTTGCCGGTGAAAACCGAGCCGTTGACGGACGATGGAGATGTTTTGCGCCAttaccttgatgaaggcatcgtcGTGTAACCGTTGTCAACCCACTCGTGCTActtcgggggaaaccctaggatctgGTCTTTCAGATCGGACGGTAGCGGTACTACGGTGCCGTTTCTCTCTTGGGAGCATCGTTTGTGGAGCAGCGCTGGAAGAcagaggcaggaggtggagcggcttcgtCTTGCACGGAGCTTCGATGGAGCtgtcaagtcatgcctgaccGACAGGTGCTACGCTGAGTCATACCTGGTTGATAGGTGCTACTTACGACGGATCTTTCAGAGTCTTCGCGTCTGGACGGATGAGCGCAGGGCGGTGGCGCTGTTGGGCGCCATGGTGGCGTCGACGGATGTCTAGAATGGCAAGGATGATGCGGATCTCTCTTCTGAAGATGGGTCAGTGGTCCGATGATGATGGCGGCTTCTAAAACGTATGCATGTGGTGTGCGGTTTAGGTAGGCTGCACCGGCTACTGGTCCCGGTACATTATGTGGATGAATCGGCGACGCCACCGGTTTTAGATATGAGGAGTGAGAGCATTCCATATTATCAAGTTTATAGGTGTGAGTGGTGGCTTCGGATGAATTGATGTATGTTTTTATCAGACCTTTATagaataattaataaagatgACTGCATGCATCGATTGATGCAGAGGCAACAGGTTTaacctccttttctaaaaaaaatcaaCCAATGAAGCAGACTACCTACACCTTTTTTGTGTGGAAATCCCACCCTTTTCCTTCAGAAAATACATACCCAAGGAAGAGAAGAATTTAATAGTTGGGTCCTATGTGATAGGACTCACCCATAAATATATCATTTGCCAATATGTGTCAGAGGTGCCTACAAAATAGTTGGTCAAAGCAATTCAAGAGTAGCGCGGAAACATACAGAGAGGTTGATGATTATAGACTGAAGTCCAGGAGCTGTAAGATTGTTCTTGAGAGATGCCTCTTGACTTGCGATCTCTGACGGACGGTGTCATCTCTTTGTTTGTTTCGAAGTTATAAGACAGAGTACATAGAGAGATCCTTGGAGATTCGATTGATACTAACAAATTTAGTGGGCAACGCAGTCGAACAAAGCAGCCCCATATATGTTTTGTCAAAGATTAAAATATTCACTGTTTATATACAACATCAAATGGTTAGAGCCTAACGGGCCGATCCAAATGGACGTCGATTTCGTccgctttttgtccgtttgggtcggccagACGGACATGGATGCCCGCTTCCGCATTTGGGTCGGCACCTGCGCCCAACGCTGGCCTGCGACCCATTTAGACGGCGCTAAAAAAATGAACACATGCATATTTAGAAAAAGAGAAACTACATTAATTAAACATTAAAGCCGGCCACGAAGGCCGGCGAGAGTCCACGCGTCCACATTTgcatttaaaaaaattaaaaacaaCCTAAACTACGAGGCGGCGCGCTGCCCTaggcgtcgtcgtcgtcctcggggTCCGTGAGGTCGATGAGCGTCGGCGCCGGCCCGGCCCAGACGAACGCCGTGTTCCAGAGCGCTGCCATGTCGGGCTGTGCCGGCGCAGGCAGTGCCGGAGCGGGGGGGCTGTGCGGCCACCTGTGCAGCCGcggcctggcgcgcctcctcctcggcctcgcgcgcctcctcctcgaggtcgcgctcgagCATCCCCTCGTACTCGCCTTGCCGGCGCTCCTCTGCCAGCCGGCGCTGACGCCACATCTCGAGGTAGGCCTGCTCCTGCACCGGCGTCGCCCCCAGCCAGACCGTGGCGCGGACACACACTCGCGCACCACTTTATTCCAGGAGAAGCGTGCGATGGGCTCGGGCTCGGGCTCCGGCTGCGGCTGCGGCTCCGGCTTGATGGGGGACGGCGGGGCCACTGGCGGCACCATGCTGTCGCCCGCCGCGGAGAGGGCAAGGGCCTGCGCCATTGCCGCCTTGTAGCGGGCCTCCTCTTCCGCCTCCGCCACCTCCGTCGCCTCCGCTCTGCGCCGTTCGTCCTCTTCGCTCTCACGGTAGACGGCCGCAAGGGCCGCCTGGTCCTCCTCGCGGACGACCAGCGGCGTTGGCCTCCGGTCGACCTCGTGCACGCCCCGGCGCCTCGCCTCCTCGTGCTCGAAGGCGAACCACCTCGCCCAGTTGGGCGAGTCGGTTGCGTAGGCGGAGTCGCGGCGCTGCTCCGTCGTCAGCAACGCCCGGCGGCGCCGCACCTCCTCCGCGTGAGCACGAGCCGACCGCGGCGCCGCCGGCACTGGGATCCTATCTGGATCCAGATGCCAGTCGTGCGACAGCGTCACATCGGGATACGACAGCGGCTGGCGGTTCTGTCAGTGCCACTCCGTCTAGTGCACTGGCACGTTGACGCGCTGCCTCTGCCGGCGAGGCGCCGGCGGGGGTGGGAGAAACTCAGAGGGGAAAGGGGTGGCGGGGGACTTACCCTTGGCCTTGCTGCCGCTGGCGCCGGAGAAGAGGCCCATCGTCGCTGTGGTTGCGGTGGCTAGGGTTTTCCGGCGACGAGGGAGTAAGGGTGGGCAGATGGGGGCGACGAGTTTGGATGAGAACAGCCCTGCAGCACGGTCGGCTTAAAAAAGGACGAGCGCCGtcgctgacgcgtgggcccgTCATTATAAATTAAGCTGACCGCGTGGGCAGCGGGTAGTTGGACGGCTGCCATGTGGGGACGCGGCGGACAGCGAGAAGGCGCGCGAAGCGTCCGTTCGGCGTCCGTGCCGACGCATTTGGTGCGCAAATTTGGACCGTAAATGCGTCAGCGTGGACGCGACGCAGACGTGATTTAGGTTTGGATCGGCGCGTTGGGCCGCCACTTTTGTCCGCGCCGATCCAAACGGACGCAGACAGACGAAATAGGTCGGTCCTTTAAAGTTGCTCTTAGCGATTTTTTATTATAGTGAGCTTGCATGTACAGTTGTGTGATGTAGAATACATCAGATAGTAATTAGTTTTTTTAGGGAACAGATAGTAATTAGTTGGTTTCACTACTTAGCTTGAATCCTATCATTAACATATCTCCTCTTAATACTATTTTGTCGGACGCACAAAAAGTCCGCTCTAGCCAGCCTCCTACTCTCGCCGCAGGCcacttgtaagtgcatctagtgccacccctagttggttttggagtattgacggcaaacctagttgagggactaatgtgtttgtgagaattgcaggaaaacacaggtagaagtccctcattgattcggttttgctaccagagatgacccctaaaaatgtacgaagacattgaagacaatggtggtttatgaagatattcatattgaagacaatgataggagaagactccctatgaagtttttggaactcgaagacctagatccttcgtagttttatttcattcatgtt belongs to Triticum urartu cultivar G1812 chromosome 7, Tu2.1, whole genome shotgun sequence and includes:
- the LOC125523205 gene encoding protein mago nashi homolog 2: MAAVGGAGNGAGEEAGGAAFYLRYYVGHKGKFGHEFLEFEFRPNGKLRYANNSNYKNDTMIRKEVFVSPSVLREARRIIQDSEIMKEDDSNWPEPDRVGRQELEIVMGNEHISFTTSKIGSLVDVQTSKDPEGLRIFYYLVQDLKCFVFSLINLHFKVKPIQL